GTGTAGTATTTACACTGTTTGTGGTCGGTAGCAATATCTTCCGTATTAATAGGGGAACCATTCTGTGTACATATTCGTACAGGCCTTCTCAAGTTCGACCTATAAATAATGGACATCGATTTCATTAACAAGAAATAGAAATTTCGCGGAAAAACCTTCAAAGGGTGTCATGGGCCTTCGCCAAACCCATTTTTGAAGTCGTGAATTTAATTATAAATGCCCTTTACGAAGTTCACCAGGGGTGATACATAATGCATCATAAGCATCCAGAGGGAGTGGAGAAATATCTTTCTCGTGAGAAGAAAGTTGCGTATCTTCCTCGGGAGAAGACGATGATTCGACAGAATACtgttatcagcagcagcattccTAGAGTTATTTACTTTTCAAATTGGAATGCATGCTAGAGCTTTGGGAAAAGATATCGTACCGTAGTTGATGTAAACTCAAATAACTCAACTTCTCAAGAGTATGACATATCGCTATCAAGGATCTGAAGTAGGTATTATTTGGATTATATGGAACTAACATTTATCATGTTGTTTACGCAGTTTCGCAATGATTTTAGTCCCTTCAGACCCGATTTCAGTCTTTTCGGCCTCGATTACGACGTTTTCAGGGATACTTCGAATTTTTTGAGTGATCAAAAAAGCAATGTTgctttgattatattgatgaTCCAACGCTCCACTGGCAGATCTTCGGAAGAATTCCTGCGGAGAAGGAAATCGTATTCAAATTTTTTGATCAAACCGTTGCAAAATTATGTCCCCTTATCTAGTGTCGTTCCCACGCTATAGCGATCTCCACCTGCGAGAGGCACGGGAGACTAATATCAGACAGATCAAAGTCGGAGTCAAAAAACGAGATTTTTTTACACCGCTTTCATTCTCCGCCAGAGCATCTCGTGCCGAGATTATCCTTAAGCTTAAGTATGTAATATGTACATATCTGTTAATTTATCTTCTCTGCCCCatcaaatttttgaaattCGTCGATTATTTTGCTTCTCGACTCAAACTCAGATTCAAAGTGCCGAAACTTTCTGTGGGGGCTTTGGTTGATTTTCCTAAATACCTATTCACATTATGATTTGACTTGAGGCTCTGCGCTTTGAACTTACGACCATGTGCCGACAACAGTTGCATAATGTTGTAGTCAAATGATTTCCAAATCCATACCCATTTCATATCATTCTGTGTGAGAAAAAACCTTTTTACAGAGAAAATAGATTCAATGAAATGTATCAAGTATCATGAGAAACGAAGCATAGGATCAATAAATCCAGCGCCCCAGGCCAATCTGAACAACTGATCCAACTCATTTTATTTTGAAATGTCCGGCAACACCGAAATATAAGTCCGATTGTATGTATATATTTTTATGCTAGGTTTGTTGATATAAACATTGCTGCGAACTTATAACTCGCGTTGTAATTGGCGGAGTCGCCCTATTAATATGACCACTGTGTATACATCTGCTCCATGAACGGAACAGAAATAGCTTTAAAGATACCGTATCTCTGTTCCTAACAGTCTGAGCCATGTGAAGAATAGTTCTTTGTTAGATATTGATCACCAACTGAAATACATAAGCAGCAAAAACGGTTGGTCAAGGTAAGTTAGCCAGCTCAACGAATCCCTCATCTAGACAAACTCCTACCCCGATGGCAGCTCTTAGTGCAAACGAGACCATTTTCCTTGGAACAGTGCTCGAATTCTGTTTCTATGGTTAGTTTTCCTGTATTGTTCCCCATTTTTGTCTCATTTTAATGTGCCCAAAGGGTTCTATTGCGTCATTTTTTCCTTATACTTACATATCATGAACAAAAGGGGCCCGATTCCCCTCAGATACCCAATATCGGCTTTGTTCGTGCTTTCCACGTTCTACGTCTGCACAGACTTTGCGTGTCAATTTATAGCTATTGTCAGTGGATTCGCTGAATATGTTCCATAGTAACAAGGGTGACAGCTATTCATTGCTTCAGTTCCGTCCCACAAGTCAAAAAGGAGCTGTTGCGGTATATGCAATTACAGTGGCAGGCGATGCTCTTTATTCATTTATCGACGTTATTTCTCAAGGTGTTTTGGTACGATTGCGCATTTTACACGAGTTTTACAAGTATTCGACTTTCTTCAATTCACAGATATACAGATGCTGGATCATGTGGAACAAAAGGCTATCCTTTATTGTCCTACCCTCACTATTAGCCACCACCTCCTTTGGTATTTGAGTATTCCTTCTATTTAGACTGTATGGAAACTGATATATTGACGTCATATATTACTTATCAGTCCTCGCAATCACCACAACGATCCAGTACCTCGTTTTGGGACCTAATGACACAGGTGCCCGAGTCCCTTCATGGTGGTTCAAACTTGCCCTCGCATCCTTCTCCATCTCCCTCTGCGTCAACGCCGCTGTAACATCACTGCTTGTATTAAAAATCGttcttctccaccgctcCCAGTCCCTCGATGGACCTCCGACAATAGGCTCGTACAAACTCCGCCCGCTTATCTCGATCATTGTGGAGTCCGGCATGTCCACGCTCATTGCCCAGACGTTGTGGGTGGTGTTCGTGCAACTGGAGATATCGGGAAACCCTGGATTTTCCGCTATTTCTGGTCCTACTACCATGATCTATGTGCGTATTTCTTTTGCACTGGGTTGTTAGTACAGCGTTGGATTAATTATCTATTGGGATAGGGGATTACTCCAACCCTTGTCCTGGTGCGGTCTGCCATGGGCAGGTCTTACGATAGTACAATAATGGATGGACATATAGTGTTCAAGTCTGAGAACTCCACTGGGATACATACATTTTCGAGATGTGACCACCTCAACATGATGGCTGCAGATGAAGGGAGCTTCAGTGCTGAACAGAACGTTGACAAACAAAACATATGAAACCGACGAGTAGTACCAGTGCACGTTTGATGAAAAATTCTCGCAGATCACGTCTGACTCTTAGTTAGAATCATTTTGTAGTTGCTATTATTTAATCTCTCGGGAGAGTTTCGGCAGGGAACAAAATCGGAGTCAAATTTTCTGGACCGAAACCCTAGGTTCGTGACCAACCTTTTTGATAAATTAGCTTTTCGAAGTCCGAACCTAGGATCGACGCTCGTACACCAGTTGTTTCTAACTCCGCCTATTTCTAGCTCCGCTCGGTGAATTTTATCATAAAAAACCTCTCTAGTTGAGCGgattgcttttttttttcactatTCCCGAGTCACAAAACGATGattccctcaaatccggACCATTTGTCCCAGGCCTTGTGTGAATATCTCTCTTTTCGCAAtccgatcaatgtttgacggCATAATCAAAACAACATTTGTACAAACACATCACTCGGTACCTGCCTTATCTAGAAAAGAGACGAGTCTAAGATTCACAGAAGCCTGGCTCGCGAGCGAGGCTCGTCCCAACCGTCAAACTCGGGCCAGTGAGTAAACATCGTGCGAGCCTTCGAGTTTCCCATTGAACCAGAACGACATTCTGGCTGCAAAGCGTCAGCGGTCCTTCAACCCTATGAACCTCGAGGAGGTATCAACTATCATGCCCCTCAAATCACCTTCTCGCGCTTTGATGGCTTTCAGGAGGTTTCTCGCCCACAATGAAACTTGACATACCTCTATCTTCTTCACTTCTTGAATAGTGAATAGTTGGCTTCGAAGTCAAGGTCGACTCGGTcagtgcgcatatatttgattaTGGTTACAAATTTACAGTTTCGTATCAGTTCTGGATCCCCCGTTCAAGTTCAAACACCCGATTCTCGAGAAGTGACTGAGTAGGACATGAAAGGAGGAGAAATGGGTCCAGTACTAGAGCATCGGTGGGTCATCTACTCGCTATTGCGTCATGTTAGACCGGTTCTCGGTTCTCGTTCACGCGCGTCCACATCCTTCCTATGCATCACTGGATGCGGTACTTCCCCCAAGACAATAAGTAATCCTATTTTCTGCGTTCGTCGCTCATCCTACCAACGACTTCAAACCCTGTAAGAGGTGCGTTAGGAGGCGGCACCTTGCCATTACTTGTTGGAATGTCAGGCAGGAATCGAAAGGTAGGGTCAACATGGAACCCCGTAAGACCTGAGGCGGAGGTTTGGGTTATTTCTGATTTGACTCACTGTGGTATAGTGGATAGGTTTACCTACGACCAGTTCAACTAACCGTTCATGATTCACCAGAATTGCACTGCTTCACTCGCGTTATTTCTAGCTAATCTCGCCGAGACAAATGGACTTTACGAACGCGTGGTTCAATGATGGAGGTTGAATTTTTATTTTGCAATCCCATTGGTCTGTAGTTGACAAACGCTATGGCCCCCCATCTATCAACCTCTTCGCACGGATCCAAGCAGCAAATGCCATGAATAACTGCACCTTTGGGAAACGCTCGCAAAAGACCAATAGCGCTCCTAGCTGTGCTTCCTCTGTTGTACCACACGCTTTTAGAAGCTTGGCCAAATCCACCGGACACAGATATGGAGGCTGTCTGACGTCCTCGATCACAGTGCCACTTCCTTGCATGATGCACGCATAGTACACGCAGTGGTCCATTCCAAAGCAGTGCCCTAGCTCATGGCTTGACGTACGACAGACTCGCGCCAGCCAGGTGCCTGTGATGATGTCCTGTGGTGAACTATTGGTGAGGGGAGGTGTGTTAACGTACGCCAAAAGAGCCGCGCGCATCGGTGACGTGGCGTTCTGGTCGTCTTGTACATTCAAGTCAGAGTCGACCTTGGACTTTTTCTTTGGGCGCTTTGTTGAATCTGAGGCATCGATGCATTTCATGATGTATGATTGGCAGTGTGAAGCCGGCCAAGCGTGTTCCCGTTCTACTTCCTGGATACCATCCAATGCTGGGTTATACCTTGCTGTAGATATGACGGAAATACGACTTGCACCGTACGCGCGCCCGCACACAaactcgtcgtcgtcatcctcgtACAAATCATGGTTGACGAGTAGAAGGATGGCGTATGCATCCTCTGGAAGTATCTCAATGGCTGCCTCTAGTATGTCGTCGAGATTGAGCTGAGCTGGGTAAACATCATCTGGAGAAGGGCGAGCGCGGATGCCAATGCATTCGGTTTGACACGCTAATCCAATTCGGGTGggtatttttgttttcattttTGAAGAAGCTCGCTTCAATTTCGGGGGATCATCCTCCCAACTTGTGAACCGCAGCTTCGTGGGTAGCGATTTAACCTGCATGCCATGGTAGAACGCTCCGAGATAGAGGACAACATCATCAATTTTTGGGGCTGAGCAGGTCCCTGACATTGACGTTttattgggattgggattaCACCATGTTTGGATGTAACCGACGTCTGAGTCAACTTCTGGAGGGTATGCCACGTAGAGTACATTCCTCTGTGGGGTTACCTTGTTGCGATTCTTTTCCCTTGTCCATGATCGAAAACTTTGCGGAGGGCATCTGGGATCGTTTGAGAGGTCGTCATTGGGCAAGATAAGGGGTGCAGGGAAAGTTGACGGCGCTATTTCATCGTCGATGGCATGTGATGATAATCCATTTTTCCTGTTTCCTGTAAGAGTAACGGAAGCAGCGGCTGCCCGCTGCATGGCCGAAGGTCTCTTGAAACCCACACTTGCAGCATTAGTGCATGGTTCGAAAATGAGACTAGTGTGTTTGCATGCCATTCGGTTTAGATGATTAAGCGCGTCGCAAGTTGTGGACGCGAACAATTGTCCTCAATTGTGTGGATGATTCCAGATCCGATGAGTATGAGTCACAACACAAGTTTTCGGTTGGGCTGCATGTAAGCGTTGAATTTAATTTGAGTTTGATGCAAACATTGGCCGGGCCTGCCGGACCGGCAACTTCCTGGGAAAAAATAGGTTTACCATGTGTTTGTCGGGAGATAGGTGAAAGCAGCTAACAAGTCAACCACTAAATAATCTTTAATCGGGTCCTGGTCGGCTCCACATAAAATGAAGTACTAGAAGCAAAGCAAGGTGAAATTTGTAAATCGATTTACCCTCTTTTTCTGCCCCTTCAAAGCTTCAATTGATATGATGAAGAACCTGGGTAGAATGGAGAAGGCCTTTGGTTACAAGAAGAAGATGTCAAATGATGCGAACTTGACTATTCTGCCTCTATTCAGTTGTTAGCAGCGCAGCAAAGGATGCGAATATATGATTAATGATTTCTCATCTTGACCGGATTGCATAAAATGTGAACGCACCTCGTCGTATAACAGAACGAAATACTCCTTTGTGTGGTCCAAGTCCCCATAACatctcttcttttcctgaAATGCGTATGAGTAAGTTTTTCACAACTTTTCGTAGTTCATCCCTGTGCTCACACACATATTCAGTTAATCTCACAGATCCGGGGAACGAGTCCTATCTCGCTCCCATTTTATATCGATACGATTACATGGCTGGCTGTCCAGACTTATCGCCAACTCAAATACGCGATATCTTAGAGTCTTGTGACAAAAGCGCTGGAAAACCTCTCTCACCATTCCCTCGTTTAGTAATCGACGACTCATCGAAGATGACCGAGAACAGCATCAAGTTATATCCCGCGGCTGCAGGTCTTCCCTGGCATTCTACTATTCTAGCTCTGAGGCAGACCAAGCATTGGAAAGCCGCAATATCTATGGTCACAAAGCTGCTAAATCTATTTGCAGAGGACGACATTTCCAATACAACTCTTTACAGAGGGTCCAAGTCATATGCAAATATTGCGAAAAGGGAGATACATGATATAAACCACAATTGGTCCCGGTTCCTTTTGTTTGCGTGGCCAGGCGCCGATGAGAAAAGGATAGAGCTAATCTCAGCTACTCTGACCTTTGTGTTCCTCTTTGATGGTAAGGTATGATTAAATCGTATTAGATCAAAGTCTAATTGTCTTCAAGATGTTTGGGAAATGCAGGACGAAGAAACAGTGCGTTATTTAAACCTAAAATTATTGATTTGGCAACGTAATAGAGCTAACTCTACGAGCAGGTTCGCATTATTCAGGCCGAATTTATTTCTTGCCTGACGCTACCGGACTCTGAGATTTCTCTATTCAAGAGGGAGCGGAGCCTCACACCCCTCCAGGCTATGATTACTCAAGTTATACAAGGGATTTATGATGAAGACCAGAAAGGCGGAAATGGCGGCAAGGACGTAGTGAAGTGTCTGATCGATTTTATCAACCACCCTCCCCCTGCCAAGGAGTACCATACACTCAAGGAGTTTCTAGATTATCGCATAGTTGATGCTGCTGCGGAGTAAGCTGCTTTGATACTTTTCAAAGCTAGGCAACTGACATATGAAAACTATATCAGATACGTCTTTGCATGTGCCAAGTTCTCCATCCATTCGAGTGTTCAAATGGACAGCCCAAGCATTAAACGGTTCATTAGACTTGCTTCAGAACATATATGTTACTCTAACGACCTTGGTTCGTACgataaggagaaggaggcttaTGATGAAGGACATGTCTTGTACTTGATCAACGCGGTTGACATGGTGAAGAAGGTGTTCAAGCTTCCAGATGATGCCACTGCAAAGTCAGCTACACTTGCACTTCAAAAGCAGACCGAGATGGAACTCGGAAGGGAGCTTGAACACCTTCGTGCATCGGGTGAAGCTACTGCCCAGGAACTTGAATATTGCGAAGCTGTAATATATGCAATGATGGGAAATACGTTTGCCTCGGTGGTCATGTCCCGTTATGGGGGGGACGTCACTAGACTTAAATCTTGATTTGTTTTCGAAAGTATAGTTATCATAATATGATCACTGTTCCAAATCATATGTACTTGAACTCACAAAAAATAGGACATACGTCTCAATATGTAATTATATTTAGCCTCGGATGGTTTTTCCACCGACAACTTCAAGCGAGTGGAAGCTCAGGCTGTCGCGGCGTACCCATTGACAAGAAAGATATTTGCTTCGTTGGTTATATCCAGCTAAAGGTAAGCATGGGGTCAAGTCACTTGACATAAATCCTTTGTGCACTTATTCTTGGTATCAGTGGTATCTAGATAAAAAAATATGAATGAATATAGGTCATATAACAATCTTTCGTTGGGCCAGGTTGTTTTGCCAGAATTACAACGAAGAGGCTTTTTGCATTCGTATACTCTAGCATATAGTGTATCATTTACACAGACAAATTGAGAGCCACTTAAGGATTCAATAATTACTGTGGGACTTGACGTTATAGCCACATCCCACTAAAATTCCTTACAACTTCCTCTCGCTTGTGTTGGACTTGAAACAGTGACCGGGTACTTTCATAGTTAAGATATCTTGTGGTGGGCGCAATGGTGCATGCGGCTGGATAGTGTCATTTTAGGCCAAAGGTTGTCGTTGAACTACATCTTCCTGGATAATTTCACTTCGCAGGGCCCTAGCAAGCCAGCTACTACATTCTGTCTAAGCCACAGTGCAGACTTGTCCTGTGGTGTAAATGTGATGGGGATGCAAGAAACGAAAACGTTATTTT
This Psilocybe cubensis strain MGC-MH-2018 chromosome 3, whole genome shotgun sequence DNA region includes the following protein-coding sequences:
- a CDS encoding Archaemetzincin-2 encodes the protein MQRAAAASVTLTGNRKNGLSSHAIDDEIAPSTFPAPLILPNDDLSNDPRCPPQSFRSWTREKNRNKVTPQRNVLYVAYPPEVDSDVGYIQTWCNPNPNKTSMSGTCSAPKIDDVVLYLGAFYHGMQVKSLPTKLRFTSWEDDPPKLKRASSKMKTKIPTRIGLACQTECIGIRARPSPDDVYPAQLNLDDILEAAIEILPEDAYAILLLVNHDLYEDDDDEFVCGRAYGASRISVISTARYNPALDGIQEVEREHAWPASHCQSYIMKCIDASDSTKRPKKKSKVDSDLNVQDDQNATSPMRAALLAYVNTPPLTNSSPQDIITGTWLARVCRTSSHELGHCFGMDHCVYYACIMQGSGTVIEDVRQPPYLCPVDLAKLLKACGTTEEAQLGALLVFCERFPKVQLFMAFAAWIRAKRLIDGGP
- a CDS encoding Terpene cyclase aneC; the encoded protein is MAGCPDLSPTQIRDILESCDKSAGKPLSPFPRLVIDDSSKMTENSIKLYPAAAGLPWHSTILALRQTKHWKAAISMVTKLLNLFAEDDISNTTLYRGSKSYANIAKREIHDINHNWSRFLLFAWPGADEKRIELISATLTFVFLFDGKSNCLQDVWEMQDEETVRIIQAEFISCLTLPDSEISLFKRERSLTPLQAMITQVIQGIYDEDQKGGNGGKDVVKCLIDFINHPPPAKEYHTLKEFLDYRIVDAAAEYVFACAKFSIHSSVQMDSPSIKRFIRLASEHICYSNDLGSYDKEKEAYDEGHVLYLINAVDMVKKVFKLPDDATAKSATLALQKQTEMELGRELEHLRASGEATAQELEYCEAVIYAMMGNTFASVVMSRYGGDVTRLKS